From the Engraulis encrasicolus isolate BLACKSEA-1 chromosome 18, IST_EnEncr_1.0, whole genome shotgun sequence genome, the window CACCTGTTAGACGAGTGAGGATGATGTATCGATGTCCTCTATCACTGATTAATGACATGTGAAGTTTAAGCTGTGAAGTTCCATGCATTCCTGCCATTATTTGACTAGTAGATAAGGACCGATTGCATAACTTCATTACACAGCACATAGAGGTTTTTTTGGAGACTAATGACTGGTTCTTCCAACAGAGCTCTGGATGCTATTTTGTTCTCGTCACCCTCAGTGCTGATGAATGTATTTACAGTCCAGCAGATGAGCAGAATTGGTgatttattttttcccccaagtaaTTTTAAACTCAGCTGAGATTGAGTGAACGTGAATTATTTGAGGCTATAACCATCTTACTCGTAAACTACCCTTTGCACTGAGcctattataaccttactgccaccaatAGGCCTAATTATCATGATTCGTTACTTAACCCCCTTgcgcagagccaatgttataaacttgctgtcaccaaaattgtaatggctatatctTAATCTATTAATTAAGACTCTGGCTCATCTCATAgtgatgttatgatgtagttgagtattttcagcaaacagtgaataggcctccggcaaccccatctgcactgctctcggtaatgtcattgttatgatgtaggtgagTCTTTTTAGCCGGCGGTAGAAAGTGTCAATCCATTGGCAACAACACCAACTAAACCTACATTGGTGCAATACATGACCTAATgcaagtgtgacggaggtcatcttgcacctgttcacccccctcggggatcgaacctgcatcctcgtcaactacaacggttcggcaatgggagacacagtacgataccgctgggccaagagactagtctctcggcccaacggcacgagactgtatgaggctatcggagggaggtttaccaacgttccacgccaactctgtgctaaccacgtagttttcaatgcatatcgtaaatcaaccacgagactgaaaccgtaaatcaaccacgaaacacgggcaatatcgtgaattcaccacgtccttgtacattctgcctagaatttcccccagaatttcccccagaatttcccacattttgttcgtgaagactttacgacagaCGCGAGATACGGTTGGTGCTagctagcctccgttacataagtTCTTAAAAATCACGcctcctggacctcatcataagcctcccaatgccccctgactTTACCATAACCCTGCCAGTGCCAACCTTGAAAAATACAATGGACTAATGCCACCCAATGGCAACtaaccaccaccccctctcagctgtatactTCTCAataccccctagggctccccaacgccccctgcatggggggctgtagagcccccgttgagaaacgctgctctatacaaatacatttcatCACACCGAGAGAACAGCTCCGGAAATATCAGTCATATTTCTTTTGCACTACCTGTACCTATTTTAATGAGGGGGTGTGATGCTATGAGAAGTACATATGATATGTATGTGGCAATGTGGTGCGCTGATACCTCCACACCACCTCAGGAATGCAAAGCCAGTTTTCCCACCACTGCTGATGAACTGCAAGTGACACATGTTTATGCAATGCCAGCTCTCACACGCACACCTTACACTGGAAAATACCAGACTCTGACTAGGAGCTGAAGACAGAGATTTGACAGTAAGAGTGTTTTTTACCCAAAGAAATGTCACAATTCAGATTTGGACAGATTTGGACATCAATTGAATATTTGGTGTCTTATACCAAATATTGTATTGTCAATAATGAATGTCACTGAACACCCCATCTAATAATTTCATACATTTATCAGCAAAATATCTAATTTTAATGCAGACAACCATTTGGACACAACTTGTTCTTGCAATTGATGAGATTACAGcaacaaaaaacacagacagagattACAATTTAATTGAAGTCATCTTGTATGCAGATGATCATGGGGCCGAATGCTGCAATGGACGTTGTATTGAGTCagtgtcgcttcttgttagcTCCACCTTCTCTGGTTACACTACAACAGTAATTAAGTGCCAAAGCTTCAGAACAGTCACATGAAAAGCACAATAGTCCTGGTCATCTCTGTTTTTAATTGTaattaaggtaacactttacaataactacccaaaaaagcttaataaacactttattagcATTTAATTATAAttgacatttaacaaagcatttacaaatgtttgtaaatgagtaagaaccaaactacgacatcacagtggagtgggaatcaacttctactctgtgagttttatgtggttccatgccttctggtctttggaggataaacttccaagaccgataagactgtgctgtgtctcttgtgttaacatagtatttcttgcccatgtataaacatttgtaaacattttgttgataattagttcattatttataaagcgtttataaagcttttttggggtagttattgtaaagtgttaccgcaattAATCGTAAACTTTGACAGACAGAGGAAACTGCACATCAATAGACTGTAATGATGTGTTGGGTAATACTCACAAGTTGTTACCCAGCATGGTGGTTTTTCTGGCTCCTAAATAATTCATTGTAGCAGGATCAGACATGTCATCGCCAACTGTGGTGGGGCCAGTTTCCTGAACAATAAATGTATCGTGTTTCTATTGCAGTCAAGCACTATAGTCTGACAACAATtacatgcattttctaagatGTTAGAAATAGGCTGTTAAAACCCTGCCCTTATTATTAATTTATATATGTTTTCTATACTCACAGAACATAGCAGCGTGTTGATCAGAAGGTACGGCATAATCATTGAGCAAGGTACATTTTCTTCAATCATGAAATGGCAGGCTGCAGGTTGATTCTTTCTTGAATGGTGAGAACCCAAGCAGAGGAAAACTGAAATGTGCCTGAAAGAGAATGGTATGCATGTAATGAAGGCTCAGTCAGTCCTCACATCAAACACATTTCCTATTTTGTGAAAGATACAATCTTTAATATCACACACTTCAAAGCACAATACATTGAAATTCTAGCCCACACACTTCAAAGCACAATACATTGAAatgcaaaatgtaagtgctacattattAGCACAAGTGCAATTTGGTTGAGTTCACTGTTCTCTACAAAGCAGACATAGGCCCTAACTAGGCAAATTGTTCAACATTGTAGGAACTATTTATAGGGGGCACCTTTAATTGGCGTTCCGTACCGGAAGATCGATATTGCAACACGTTCCATGTTTTCGTTCTGGTCGTCCTTGTGCTGTAAGCTGTCAAAACCATGAGGGAGAAAGTGAAACAAACCTGCCTCGCAAAAAAGGGCCATGTGAGGTTCAGAAATGTTTAGACTTAACTCAGAATAATTAAGTACATAAAATATTTTAGGGACTTGGCATTGTGTTGCATTACGAGCAATCAATCCGTGGGTAGCATCTCGTTGGTATGTCGTCGTTGCGTATGCCCATAATTCAGAGATTTTTAGCAGCTATGCTGTTTGACAGTAGCCATTATTATATCGATGCATGATTGTCATGTCAAGTTAATATCGTTGAGGTCGGACTTGCGTGTTATTAACGTACTATTGCCGTACCGTTATATGGAAATAGCTTGTTGGTCTTAGTTCTAACGGGTCGGTCACGTTTTCTTTTTAGGCTATTGGAGGAGGCGTCGCAATAACGTTGCaatcactgacttgtatagtatacaagtcagtggttgcaATAGTTGTTTGTAACGTTATACATCCCACTCGATTGTCCATGTGTGCTGTGATGTCAGCGAGAGCGTGCTAGCCTCAGAAGATCCACTATGAAATCAATATTGAACATGGAATATCGTCACTATATATCAGACAAGATTTAGTCTACTTTTATCACCACGGGTTCGATTTCTTGTGAGGTGTCGTTTCTGGTGGACTGCGAAGAGGCGATTATGTTGGCAAGCGGCGTCATGAATACATTTGGGAAGAATGGTTTGATAGGTTTGGGAATAGGCGCCACGGCTGGTGCGGGTGTTGTCGGATTTCTGCTATACAAGGAAATTACTCGAAGGCAAAACGAAGATACCTCAGATTTGGCTCAGGGAAGTCCCACTACTGTGTTGGCAAATGATGTGGACGGACCACAGACACCTGCTCTTGAAGTGCAAGGTAAGATGGAGGGTGACGGACAGACTGCTCTGTTGTGATTCTGTCAGCCATGCATTTTCCCCATAGTTGCAGATTTTATGTCCCTCCACTACAAATGCTGAAAGGTGATGTGTTCCAGTTGTggattgtaggcctaccttgacAAAAATGTTTTCAATTCACCATTGTCCAGGGTTTTACCCCCAGCTAAGAATGTTTATGTAGACACTAGGCAGATGTCTGCAATACCTGATATGTTTTGTCATATTTGTATGCTTCGATTTCCTTGGGAATCAATAAAGTGTAACTCTGCCCTGCTCTACTCTATAGTGTTGTATTCACGATACTGTAAGCTGACCTACTGACCGATTTGACATGTTGTCATTCTTTTCCTCCCCTAACATCCATCACTGGTAGTCGTGTCTCCATCAGAGATTGCAGAGCTGGGCTCTGCTCTCCAGGGCCTCTCCCCGGAGCAGCAGATGGAGTTGCGTAACCGCCTGGACGACGTGCTGACGTGTGTGGCGGGACTCCGCAGCGAGGTGTCGGAGCTCAGGACGGGCCTGCAGGACATCGCCCAAAAGATCATTGAGGATGTCAAGTGAGTGAGAGGCGAAATGAACGTGCCACTGTGAAGAAACGCacccattgtcgttgtgacacaaATACTCCACCACAGCACGCCGTGCACATGAGGAATCAGTAATGCCCCATTCACACACATTGGGTTAAGTTAGTCAAGTGAAAGTGAACACTCCAAGCACACCATGCACATAAGTTCACAAAAGTGAAAGAGCCATGTACATTTGCATTACACTTAGTTCTTCTAGGATTGCGTGGAATACCACGCCTCCATTATAATGCTGGAAAACTTTTGACAGATGCTTTCTCTATGGCCCCGCATGATACTTGCCCAAGGCACCTATCCttacattgatccagggactgtaaccaaagtCATGAACCTCGTAACCATactgtgagttgctttggataaaacccATTAGCAAAGAGTAATGTAGTGTGATAATACCATGGAATTTCTGCCTGTAACTGGGCAGAGTAACTAATTCCACCTTCACAGTGGTCAGAGCATAGCGAATTCAGGCCTTAGCTTTCAATTCCACAGACATGTAGAGATGTAATCTGAAGTTTTTGTCAGTCTTCCGACATATCTAGAATACGGCATGAGTTCCATTTTCATACTCCCTCGACTTCCTGGTTAGTATGGAACTTGccatgacctctgacctctgtctCGCTGCTGTGTGTGCGTAGGAAGGGTGTGGAGGAGAGCCAGCGTGCACGGCGGCGACGCCACCTGGTCCCGCGGGAACGCACCGACTCCATGAGCTCCAGCTCCATCTACTTCAGCGCCAGCGCCGGGCCGGCCAGCCTGTGGGGCGGCGGCGGCAGCGAGAGTGAGGCAGGGTGAGTACACCATAACTCATTACTAATAGCCAGTATGTGGGGTGTCCGCAAGAGTGAGGCAGGGTAAGTACAAATGGATTTATtaattacaatccagtgccaaatATTCCTAATGACCTtggtttacctgtccaatttaaCCAGGTGATcactcaaccagccaatcacctggctgatctggggtgaatttctcaaaaccaaagttgcttactacattagctactttgttgtttgcaatgcattttcccattggcaactaccgaagttgctaacaggctaacaacttctcttttgagaaactcacccctggacaGGTAAACAAAGTCATTGGGCATATGTGGAGCTGGATTGTAAActcatgaatccattttgcccatcactgaccgCCACTCATTAGTACACCATAACTCATTAGTACACCATAACTCATTAGTACACCATAACTCATTACTAATAGCCAGCATGTGGACGGTCAGCAAGAGTGAGGCAGGGTGAGTAAGTCCATCATAACCAGTAGTAACTCATTACTGTATCCCAGTTCCGGGCCGCTCAGGATCTCGGAAGAAACACGGgggctgttgagaaacactactgtagccCATTACTGTAGCCAGCGTATGGGGTGGCAGCAAGAGTGAGTACAGTACATTATAACCCATTACTGTAACCCAGAACTTGTAACCCAGTGTCTCTTGGGTGGCAGCAAGACTTGAGGCCaggtaagtacagtacagtacaccatAACCCATAACCGATAGCCAGCCTCTGGGAAGTGAGATTGAGACAGGGTGAGTGCAGTGGCCTACATTAGCCATTACTTTAGTCAGCCTGAGGTGTGAGGGTGAGGTAAGGCAATTATAATGAGCCATAAACGAAAGCCATTCTCCGGGGCAGCCGGGTAAGATTAAGGTATACCGTAACCAGGACTTGGTtatgagtcactagccattcagctataccagagaatcgtatatgagagtgagataaagcaggcgggttcttttccggtatccactttacgtcgggtgaacgcccctttaggagaccttcaattaggagaccttcggagtcttgaggtagagaataaatggagtccccttagcgctgtagatggcggtagcgcacgtcttgtgcaaacaccacgaagaagcagggacaacacccccttaggagaccgaattttgagcacatgcttttgcattgagtgggctgttttgattcctcttattatatatccaacctctttggctaTACCAAGGAATAAACAATCTGccgaattggctagtgacaccgaAACTATTACTACTAGCCACTGCCAAtgtttaaccagcatttggccggtttgcaggtgccagagcTGACCATAAGCCATGAATGAGTGCAGCGAGAGTAAGGCTGAGTAAGATTATTATTAGCAATGACACCATAACCTATTACTTGAGTTAAGTCCATAATTTTTAGATTCGTGTGACAAAAAATGCGCAAATGCTCATGAGAAGAAAAAACGTTTTCACAGATACTCCACTGCCAATGCAGAGTCCGACTACACAGACCGCGAGACGGACAAGGAAGGCGACAAGGATGACAAGGagtcggaggaagaggaggaggatgacgaagaTCGCAGCTGTGCCACAGTGCTCACCCTGCGCCAGGAGGACTCCCAggccgaggaggaagaggaagaggagggggaggggaacgcggaggaggaggaggaagaccggGAGTGGCCTACCATGGCCACCATGTTAGCGGATGTGCCCAGCGCGCCCAGCGCAGAGCTGCTCCTCCTGCTGTCTCAGGGAGACCAGCTGCACGAGGGCGACAGCGGGGCCAAGAAGGAGGGCTTCCACCTGCTGCACACCAACAAACCTCTGGTGAGTAGCAGCCTATGAAATAAACAACGTAAACTAACAAATTACAAACTGTTCAAGCAATTACTGTACAAGCACACTAAGAAATAATTGAGAAATGCaacaattaaaaaatatatataatgtaatataatataatataatataatataatataatataatataatataccggtaatgtaatataatatatataacaataatatatatatataaaattaacAAGATAGTTTTAAGAACTATCTTAGTATAGTAGTATCAAAGCAGCTTCTTCGCTGGTTATCAAGTAAGCAAATTGTTATTGTGTCCTTTGGTATCAGTGTTGACCCCAATATGTCACAATAGATCATGTTCATTAAAGTACAGTTCACCGGACACAAAGTGGGCTTTGAATCAGATTGGACAGTGGATTTTCGACCATCTCAAGCACGATATGATTATTATGTAACTGTGTCTATTATAGCTTTGTAACTTTTCCTGGCTCTCACTGTGTTGGTTTGTTGTTATTAAAGTACTGTGACAGTACTGAGTTCCTGTGGAGACTGGCCCGAGCGTACAATGACATGTACGAAATGgcagaggacaaggaggagaagaaggcctATGCTGAGCAAGGTGAGATGAGAACCCTGTTTTTTTATTAATGCTAGTTATCTTACACAACTTGGCTCCACAAATTCGTACTTAAATTGTATATGTGCACAGACAGTAAGTACGAAAGTGTAGATTTGTCGTATGTATaccatacaaaaaataaaaaaaattgggcTCATATTGTGCAATAGAGACAAAGGCATAAACCGATAATGTCTAACAATGATGCACATAGCCACCTAGATAATGCAGTGTACATCTGTAGCAACCGTGAAAGAGGAGGCACATTTTCACAagcatgttgttgttgtcatgtCAGTGTGACATGGGGTGGTATTTCAAGAACCTTAGCCTTgaagtagtggtaaatcatctacaTAATAGAGGAGCCCGGAGTCCTCATTTTTTAACCAAATCTGTGGGGTTGTGTAACCATCTTTTAGTAGGTtttccacttcctgtaggttaacttagccaggttcgtCACAGAATATTGTTCATGGAATACCCCTAAGGTCCAATGTCAGGGTGATGTTACTCCATTTGAGGTAGGAAAGCACATAGCTAAGCTAATTGGCCACTCTGAAAGATAGCTGAAGGACATTATATCATAACATCATGTGGTGTGCTGGATAGGACATAGTTTGGCAGGCTGGCCATTTCAACAGTCTAATCAAAGTAAGGAaaatacaccagtgtttcccatacattgaggaaactatggcgcaccgccatagtttaaatttggccgccatagtttattaaaatgtaaaaaaaaaaaacgatttgaaaaacgatttccttcgcatgttCCTCCTgtagtaaatacatcctatagataaaaccacaagtgcttgaaagacagagggatcaaaagcctagtcaagttgttaacTTGGGTTCaagtagttaacttgggtttgggagcaatataaaaaaccttccgagaagggacagttgggatgagtttactaactcCCTagactttgttttacagttgtaatgagttaggtgacaggccttcattgacacagcagaggagacatcaggctgcatatagaaattaatgtgtaatgaatgtgaatatagacataaatgtgtaatatgttgttcagcccttttaatgggagggaTTTGGaagaactggccctgtgaccagcattcctcatgtagaatgtgtacacctatgtgtgtgggggaaaaggcatagcctaccctctaagaccctttttgtctatgcgttaacaatttcacagtgctcttaaattcttatctctgctcatattttgtgttattattgttttcattacatagacccctgcatgagggacgaatgaaactgtgttgtaaacagaaatgattcactgtactgcattttttgacaatgacaatgtactactattatacatgtcatgggtaaaatcttatgtagccttatttctcaaaatataaatggctgaaatgtaggcccaggcctatagtttctccatgcgccaatgtcatactgtaatcatttgttttgccgttttgcatttacgctgcgtgaatacaaccccccctaaaggcccgcgtgagaagatacaccccccccccccccccccaaaaccattAATCAGCAAACAGAAGTAAATAAGTAAGAACAACAAATATATAACCGAACAAAACtcgaaatgcattcagagagggcagacctccgccaaggaagctgtttgatagaactaTAGACCATGTTACACCCCATTTTAATCTTTCTGCttcctttttgtggagttagaaactggaatgtcaaaattcgccctattccgtaatagtgaagaatctttttaaaattcCTGGGTCcggatcgtgatctggatcaccagggccgtcacttgttccttttgtcatttccaacaactccaaaaagtttcatccaaatccgttcataacccTTTCagtaatcctgctgacagacagacaaacaaacaaacaaacagacagacaaaccaacgcaaccaaaaacataacctccttggcggaggtaattataatcaaacaaaaaaacaatcaaacaaaatgTGTGGTTTAGGTTTCATTTCTCTTTGGTCTCCACTGAAATGAACTCCTGTGACCTTTTCCCTTCCTGACCCCCCCCTCAGGCCGTGACGAGGCAGAGGCAGCGCTGAAGAGAAACGGCCTGAACGCTGAATGCCATAAATGGTGAGTGGGCGGCCATTTTGAGACGGCCAGGTGAGAGTGTCTGGATACCTGGAACACACACCTGGAATGCTTTGGTGTTGTCCATTTATTTGAAATAATGCTGATGCCAGCCATTTTGACCCCGCCAGAGGTGAGAGGGTACAGCTTAGTCACATCCAGCCTCTCTGATCACTCCTACAGTTTGTataactggcggacccaggtccggatgcggacccaaacgcaatgtcatccggaccaagacaaaatccatctgtatttaatatgtataaattatacatgagatttcgctgccatgcgatctataggtgtatttctgcgaagccagtcttgtgaaaaataaaagtatcatcactatgacaactcagtgagtgagcaagaggccagtgcggccagcgagtgaggctattttctgcatcggtctgtagcgacttttttggaccctggaaacatacgaaatttggcgagtggaccttttcagtttctagttgagcacccctgaggGTCTGGTGTACCGACTGTTCACACAAGATGCTGCTGGAGACACTGGTTTCAGTGGAACCACAATTCAGGGTTCCCATGCCAAATCTTGTACACTTCAAGTCAAGGAAATGGACAATGTCTTTCTCCATGCCAAAATTCACTTGGGACCATGGAAAAGTTTTGAAATTTCATCAGCGAAAAAGTGGGAACACTGACAATTGTATGCACAGTAGTATGGAAGAGTGGCTGGTTTTGACCAGAGTAGTGAATGCCGAGTTCCTTAATAAAATCCAAGAAAGATAGTTTGACAGACCTGGAACCTGCCACACATTGTAGCTTGTGCATGAATTTTGCAGTTTGAAGTTTGCTTACTGTTCATAGAGGGGGTTGCATCGTCTTATCATCTACATAGTGCACTGCTTTAGTGAACAGGTGACCATTTCAGACTCCCTGCCTTCTTAGCCTACTACTTAGTCAACTACAGCGTGTTTCTTTCTACGTTGTCTATATTGTTCTGAATGtacttgcctctcctctctaggTTTGCCATC encodes:
- the rmdn3 gene encoding regulator of microtubule dynamics protein 3, with amino-acid sequence MLASGVMNTFGKNGLIGLGIGATAGAGVVGFLLYKEITRRQNEDTSDLAQGSPTTVLANDVDGPQTPALEVQVVSPSEIAELGSALQGLSPEQQMELRNRLDDVLTCVAGLRSEVSELRTGLQDIAQKIIEDVKKGVEESQRARRRRHLVPRERTDSMSSSSIYFSASAGPASLWGGGGSESEAGYSTANAESDYTDRETDKEGDKDDKESEEEEEDDEDRSCATVLTLRQEDSQAEEEEEEEGEGNAEEEEEDREWPTMATMLADVPSAPSAELLLLLSQGDQLHEGDSGAKKEGFHLLHTNKPLYCDSTEFLWRLARAYNDMYEMAEDKEEKKAYAEQGRDEAEAALKRNGLNAECHKWFAILTGLTSQYESMHGKLKSSHILKEHLDRAIALRDDDPFCFYLLGRWCYEVSMLGWLEKKAAAALYESPPSSTVHEALEHFLRAEELSPGFSKTVRMYIAKCHKELGNTSEASNWARLAMQMPSVTSEEIGNSGLEEELKALIDPPSDLSPSSGDF